Proteins encoded within one genomic window of Lactococcus garvieae:
- the glpK gene encoding glycerol kinase GlpK — translation MTETSYIMAIDQGTTSSRAIIFDKQGKHIGSSQKEFTQYFPKEGWVEHDANEIWNSVQSVIAGAFIESGIKPAQVAGIGITNQRETTVIWDKETGRPIYHAIVWQSRQSSDIANSLKDEGHEELFHKKTGLIVDSYFSATKIRWILDHVEGAQERAEKGELLFGTIDTWLLWKLTDGEVHNTDYSNASRTMLYNIHELKWDEEILEILNIPTSLLPQVKSNSEVYGVTKGFHFFGSEVPISGMAGDQQAALFGQMAFEPGMIKNTYGTGSFIVMNTGEKPHISKNNLLTTIGYGINGKVYYALEGSIFVAGSSIQWLRDGLKMLERASDSEEVALQSRSQDEVYVVPAFVGLGAPYWDQEARGAMFGLTRGTTKEDIVKATLQGIAYQVRDVVSTMKDDTGINMSVLKVDGGAANNEYLMQFQADILNIPIQRAGDLETTALGAAFLAGLAVGFWKDIEELKESYEPGKIFQTQMQEERREELYSGWKKAVNATRAFK, via the coding sequence ATGACAGAAACTTCTTACATCATGGCGATCGATCAAGGAACAACAAGCTCCAGAGCCATAATATTTGATAAACAAGGTAAGCACATTGGAAGTTCGCAAAAGGAATTCACACAATATTTTCCTAAAGAGGGTTGGGTCGAACATGATGCAAACGAGATTTGGAATTCTGTTCAGTCCGTTATTGCAGGTGCCTTTATTGAATCCGGCATTAAGCCTGCACAAGTCGCAGGAATCGGCATAACTAACCAGCGTGAAACAACTGTTATCTGGGATAAGGAGACGGGAAGACCAATCTATCATGCAATTGTTTGGCAATCTCGTCAATCTTCGGACATCGCAAATTCCTTAAAAGATGAAGGACATGAAGAGCTTTTCCATAAAAAGACAGGCCTTATCGTTGATTCGTATTTCTCAGCTACAAAAATTCGATGGATTTTGGACCATGTGGAAGGGGCCCAAGAGCGTGCAGAGAAAGGCGAACTCCTTTTTGGCACAATTGATACTTGGCTTTTATGGAAATTAACAGATGGAGAAGTGCACAATACCGATTATTCGAATGCCAGTCGTACTATGCTTTACAATATTCATGAGTTAAAATGGGACGAAGAAATCCTTGAAATCCTAAATATCCCAACCTCACTTCTTCCCCAAGTAAAATCGAATTCTGAAGTGTATGGCGTGACGAAAGGCTTCCATTTCTTTGGTTCAGAAGTTCCGATTTCAGGGATGGCGGGTGACCAGCAAGCAGCCCTCTTTGGCCAAATGGCTTTTGAACCCGGCATGATAAAAAACACTTATGGTACTGGATCGTTCATCGTCATGAACACCGGTGAAAAACCACATATTTCAAAAAACAACCTGCTTACAACCATTGGTTATGGCATAAATGGCAAAGTTTATTATGCCTTAGAGGGAAGTATATTCGTTGCTGGTTCTTCTATTCAGTGGCTTCGTGATGGATTGAAAATGCTAGAACGGGCGAGCGATTCAGAAGAAGTGGCACTGCAGTCAAGAAGTCAAGACGAAGTCTATGTCGTTCCCGCCTTTGTTGGACTGGGCGCACCCTACTGGGATCAAGAGGCTCGTGGAGCGATGTTTGGTTTAACGCGTGGAACAACTAAAGAAGATATTGTGAAAGCAACCTTACAAGGCATTGCTTATCAGGTGCGTGATGTAGTGAGTACGATGAAAGATGATACAGGCATAAATATGTCAGTCCTTAAAGTAGATGGTGGCGCTGCAAATAATGAATACTTGATGCAGTTCCAAGCGGATATTTTGAATATTCCAATTCAACGTGCGGGTGATTTGGAAACAACGGCACTAGGTGCAGCTTTTCTAGCAGGACTTGCTGTGGGCTTCTGGAAAGATATTGAAGAACTCAAAGAGTCTTATGAACCAGGAAAAATATTCCAAACGCAGATGCAAGAAGAACGCAGAGAAGAGCTCTATTCCGGTTGGAAAAAAGCCGTAAATGCAACGCGCGCTTTTAAATAG
- the glpO gene encoding type 1 glycerol-3-phosphate oxidase — protein MAFSKKTRQESIKKIQDETLDLLVIGGGITGAGLTLQAAAAGMKVAVLEMQDFSEGTSSRSTKLVHGGIRYLKNFDVEVVSDTVSERAVVQGIAPHIPKPDPMLLPIYDDEGTTTFDMFSVKIAMDLYDRLAGIDENSPYANYTISPEEVLRREPLIKKKGLQGAGVYLDYRNNDARLVIDNIKKAVEDGAQAISKMKVIDFTYTDGQISGVRARDLLTDEVIEVKAKLVINTSGPWVDKIRYLNFTRPIVPKMRPTKGVHLVVDASKLPVPQPTYFDTGKHDKRMVFAIPRENKTYFGTTDTDYHGDFIDPKVTQEDVDYLLEVINFRYPEANITINDIEASWAGLRPLLGGNSGSDYNGGDNGAVSEASFNSVVEAVLRYKNKTATKAEVEHLLNHMESSLSEKGDAPSSVSRGSSLERETDGLITLAGGKITDYRKMAAGAMELICQLLEEDYGLKYEPVDSKNYQISGGEFDPTKVEEVIAENMQVGVTAGLSEEEAKYIADFYGMNSLKVFAYASEMDAYEGLSLAESARLRYALEDEMILTPVDYLLRRTNHILFMREGVDSIKVHVVNVMSDFLGWSAEEKANQEKMLENALRESDLTDLKG, from the coding sequence ATGGCTTTTTCTAAAAAAACAAGACAAGAATCAATAAAGAAAATACAAGACGAAACGTTAGATTTACTCGTTATTGGTGGTGGTATTACTGGAGCGGGTCTCACTCTACAAGCGGCCGCAGCAGGGATGAAAGTTGCTGTACTCGAAATGCAGGACTTCTCCGAAGGAACGTCATCACGTTCAACAAAACTTGTACATGGTGGTATCCGCTACCTTAAAAACTTTGATGTGGAAGTAGTTTCGGATACAGTATCAGAGCGAGCTGTTGTCCAAGGAATTGCCCCTCATATTCCAAAACCGGATCCCATGTTGCTTCCGATTTATGATGACGAAGGAACCACAACTTTTGACATGTTCTCCGTCAAAATCGCAATGGATCTCTACGACCGATTAGCTGGTATTGACGAAAACTCGCCTTATGCAAACTATACGATATCTCCAGAAGAAGTATTGCGTCGTGAACCTTTAATCAAGAAAAAAGGGCTGCAAGGTGCAGGTGTTTATCTTGACTACCGTAATAATGATGCACGTTTAGTAATTGACAATATTAAAAAAGCGGTAGAAGATGGGGCACAAGCTATCAGTAAAATGAAAGTTATTGATTTTACTTATACAGACGGTCAAATCTCGGGTGTGCGTGCGCGTGATTTGCTTACAGATGAAGTGATTGAGGTCAAAGCAAAGCTGGTCATTAATACCAGTGGCCCTTGGGTTGACAAAATCCGCTACCTGAATTTTACACGACCTATCGTGCCAAAAATGCGTCCAACAAAAGGTGTTCATCTTGTCGTTGACGCCTCTAAGTTACCTGTGCCACAGCCTACATATTTCGACACAGGCAAACATGATAAACGTATGGTATTTGCTATTCCTCGTGAAAATAAAACTTACTTTGGAACAACGGATACAGACTATCATGGTGATTTTATTGATCCTAAAGTTACGCAAGAAGATGTAGACTATCTCTTGGAGGTCATTAACTTCCGCTACCCAGAAGCGAACATAACCATTAATGATATTGAAGCTTCCTGGGCGGGCTTACGACCATTATTAGGCGGCAACTCAGGCTCAGACTATAATGGCGGAGATAATGGCGCCGTTTCGGAAGCAAGTTTCAACTCAGTAGTAGAGGCAGTGTTGCGCTATAAGAATAAAACAGCAACAAAAGCAGAAGTGGAGCATCTGCTCAATCATATGGAATCAAGTCTCTCTGAAAAAGGAGATGCACCATCATCTGTGTCACGAGGTAGCTCCCTCGAACGTGAAACTGACGGTTTAATTACTCTGGCTGGTGGAAAAATCACAGATTACCGTAAGATGGCAGCTGGAGCGATGGAGCTCATTTGCCAACTGCTTGAAGAAGACTACGGTTTGAAATACGAACCTGTGGATTCCAAAAACTATCAAATTTCTGGGGGGGAGTTTGACCCAACCAAGGTGGAAGAAGTTATCGCTGAAAATATGCAAGTCGGTGTGACTGCTGGTCTGAGTGAAGAAGAAGCCAAATACATCGCAGACTTTTATGGTATGAATTCGCTCAAAGTATTTGCCTATGCTTCTGAAATGGATGCTTATGAAGGTCTATCTCTCGCAGAATCAGCCCGTCTTCGCTATGCACTTGAAGATGAAATGATATTGACTCCTGTTGACTACTTGCTGCGCCGCACTAATCATATCTTGTTTATGCGTGAAGGTGTAGATTCTATCAAAGTTCATGTTGTGAATGTAATGTCAGATTTTCTCGGTTGGTCTGCTGAAGAAAAAGCAAACCAAGAAAAGATGTTAGAGAATGCACTTCGTGAATCAGATTTGACAGACCTCAAGGGTTAA
- a CDS encoding MIP/aquaporin family protein, with protein MHSEMVQLLGEFLGTFILILLGNGIVSGVVLNKTKATGAGWVAITLGWGFAVMMGVYVSGFMSPAHLNPAVTIAMAMIGSFSWSLVLPYILAQMLGAMVASIILYLMFYPHYAETENPADILGTFSTGPAIRQTGSNLLSEVVGTAVLTTGILAFGQYAITQTSGVSPLLVGAIITAIGLSLGATTGYSLNPARDLGPRIMHALLPIKGKGDSDWSYAWIPVVGPIIGGSLGAVLFNMVIQFASK; from the coding sequence ATGCACTCAGAAATGGTACAATTACTCGGTGAATTTCTAGGAACTTTCATTTTAATTCTCCTCGGTAACGGAATTGTCTCAGGGGTTGTCCTGAACAAAACAAAAGCAACTGGAGCAGGTTGGGTAGCTATTACACTTGGTTGGGGGTTTGCTGTAATGATGGGCGTTTATGTCTCAGGATTTATGTCACCTGCCCATCTGAACCCTGCAGTAACTATAGCGATGGCGATGATTGGCAGTTTTAGCTGGAGCTTAGTTCTTCCTTATATCCTCGCTCAAATGCTTGGAGCAATGGTAGCCAGCATCATTCTCTATCTCATGTTTTACCCTCACTATGCCGAAACTGAAAACCCAGCAGATATCTTAGGAACTTTCTCTACGGGGCCTGCTATTCGCCAGACGGGTTCAAACCTACTGAGTGAGGTTGTAGGAACTGCAGTATTAACGACAGGTATCCTCGCCTTTGGTCAGTATGCTATCACGCAAACTTCTGGGGTTTCACCATTATTAGTGGGTGCGATTATCACTGCTATTGGTTTATCACTTGGAGCCACTACAGGCTACTCTTTGAATCCTGCCCGTGACCTAGGACCCCGTATCATGCATGCGCTCTTACCGATCAAAGGTAAAGGCGATTCAGACTGGTCATACGCGTGGATTCCCGTGGTAGGCCCTATCATTGGTGGGAGCTTAGGTGCAGTTCTCTTTAATATGGTTATCCAGTTTGCAAGTAAATAA
- a CDS encoding PTS fructose transporter subunit IIC, translated as MSKKVVAVTACAAGIAHTYMAAESIERAAKKMGYEVKVETNGAIGAENVLTSEDIENADLVLIASDIKIDPIRFTGKPLYVTKSIPAIEDSEALIKKAFDEAEVFGKKGSKVGNIQIGNDKDKVTFLTHVMSGISYMVPMVIAAGLLLTIANLYAFQRDDLGRIVNWGFDNKTQMGFLMEKLFYVGQMGFKLMIPLFAGFVANSIADKPAIAPAMIGAYLVNDPEFLGAEAGGGFIGAIIVAFLVGYMVKGLKKIKWPKLVMPIVPIMIIPFIATAVISLVVLYIIGNPISIGMDAMYDGLTSLNNNYAGAPIIIGAICGAMIGFDLGGPINKTALVFGTAIFTDTMTKYGIEGANFVPGTATQAAISVAPLGVWLATILFKNKFSKDEKIAASAAFGMGIVGVTEGAIPFVAAHPVRMIFSNVVGSAVAGGLISATGSKFYGGIGSPLGTFIGYIEQPIPFVTWILCVCAGILTTALLIGFTRGFEFKKE; from the coding sequence ATGTCGAAAAAAGTAGTAGCTGTTACGGCTTGTGCTGCTGGAATAGCTCATACCTATATGGCGGCGGAGTCTATTGAACGCGCGGCTAAAAAAATGGGTTATGAAGTTAAGGTGGAAACCAACGGTGCTATTGGTGCTGAAAATGTCTTGACTTCAGAAGATATTGAAAATGCAGATTTAGTTCTCATCGCTTCCGATATTAAGATTGACCCTATTCGTTTTACAGGTAAACCGCTCTATGTAACAAAATCGATTCCTGCTATTGAGGATTCTGAAGCCTTGATTAAAAAAGCTTTTGATGAGGCGGAAGTATTCGGGAAAAAAGGCAGCAAGGTCGGAAATATTCAAATTGGGAATGATAAAGACAAAGTCACCTTTTTGACACACGTGATGAGCGGGATTTCCTATATGGTGCCTATGGTTATTGCAGCCGGGCTACTACTTACGATTGCTAATCTGTATGCCTTTCAGAGAGATGACTTAGGACGTATCGTAAATTGGGGCTTTGATAACAAGACCCAAATGGGCTTCCTCATGGAAAAACTTTTTTATGTGGGACAGATGGGTTTTAAACTGATGATTCCACTTTTTGCAGGTTTTGTCGCTAATTCCATTGCCGACAAACCAGCTATTGCTCCTGCAATGATTGGTGCCTATCTTGTGAATGACCCTGAGTTTTTAGGGGCAGAAGCAGGAGGTGGATTTATCGGAGCTATTATCGTCGCTTTTCTTGTAGGTTACATGGTCAAAGGTCTGAAGAAAATAAAATGGCCGAAGCTTGTTATGCCTATCGTTCCTATCATGATTATCCCCTTTATTGCAACGGCTGTAATCAGTCTTGTCGTTCTCTATATTATCGGGAATCCAATTTCTATAGGAATGGATGCAATGTATGATGGTTTGACAAGTTTGAATAATAATTACGCAGGAGCACCAATCATTATCGGAGCTATCTGTGGAGCGATGATTGGCTTTGACTTAGGGGGACCGATTAATAAAACGGCCTTAGTCTTTGGTACAGCTATATTTACCGATACCATGACAAAATACGGGATAGAAGGCGCAAACTTTGTCCCAGGGACAGCAACGCAAGCAGCAATTTCTGTCGCGCCTCTAGGGGTATGGCTTGCCACAATTTTATTTAAAAATAAATTCTCAAAAGATGAAAAAATCGCAGCCAGTGCAGCCTTCGGTATGGGAATTGTAGGTGTTACGGAGGGAGCTATCCCATTTGTAGCAGCACATCCCGTACGAATGATATTCTCAAATGTTGTGGGATCGGCCGTAGCAGGCGGGCTTATCTCGGCAACGGGTTCGAAATTTTATGGGGGAATTGGCTCCCCACTCGGAACCTTTATCGGCTATATAGAGCAACCGATACCTTTTGTAACTTGGATATTATGTGTATGTGCAGGTATCTTAACAACGGCATTACTTATTGGATTTACTCGAGGCTTTGAATTTAAAAAAGAGTAA
- a CDS encoding PTS sugar transporter subunit IIA, with protein sequence MNKDVFNKEHILFDTTAHSQQEAFEVIAAFAHSLGFVDNKAAYLDGLKEREAEATTGFKDHIAIPHCKHKTNLKPGMFFVRFANEIPWNSLDGKPVKVALALTIPEEGANEHLKLLSLIARKLIDDQFREAILSENDPINLTAIIDKIDF encoded by the coding sequence ATGAATAAAGACGTTTTCAACAAAGAACATATCCTCTTCGATACAACCGCGCACTCTCAGCAAGAAGCCTTTGAAGTAATTGCTGCGTTTGCACATTCTTTAGGATTTGTAGATAATAAAGCTGCATATTTGGATGGGCTTAAAGAAAGAGAAGCCGAAGCTACAACCGGATTTAAAGATCATATTGCCATCCCTCATTGCAAACACAAAACAAATTTAAAGCCAGGTATGTTTTTTGTGAGATTTGCCAACGAAATACCATGGAACTCTTTAGATGGAAAACCTGTCAAGGTAGCACTTGCTCTGACAATTCCTGAAGAAGGAGCGAACGAGCATTTGAAGCTTTTAAGCTTAATTGCTAGAAAATTAATCGATGATCAGTTTCGTGAAGCTATTTTGTCAGAGAATGACCCGATTAATTTGACTGCGATTATTGATAAAATTGATTTCTAA
- a CDS encoding glycoside hydrolase family 38 C-terminal domain-containing protein, with protein sequence MKKKVHVIHHTHWDLEWYFTSNESFVQLSYHMDEVMRALETNEISYYLLDGQMSILDEYLQSFPEQKTRIKKLVQAQKLWIGPWYTQTDELIVSGESIIRNLTLGMELAEDLGSYMNIGYLPDSFGQSKDMPKIYKGLGIDRTVFWRGLPEEKTKDREFHWQAEDGSSVLASNIKDGYFVGVGLIYSDQAQDLMSQIEDGAVGQNLVLPVGGDQRYVDFNLRERIDFYNKQLTDYELEESNYDKLFSELEKEDLSTIEGEFISSSVSKIHRSIYSSRYDHKYLNDKLERRMIYQVEPLVLMAEKLGIPHKQGLIDRIWKLLAKNQAHDSAGGCNSDKTNRIIRERFIEADQLSYSVVDYLTRKISESQIQVTHNQLSIFNTLPWEVSKTVKIQVSTDFKHIQLKNSEDKSVSFDLLHTRKEYSGEIRREESERDPDKFYYIHEIAVEVTVPSLSFVNYQVEEDTAIAEALSPSEQDYIENNYFQVSFTDGQLQLLDKKTQQTYQNILSFEDGGDEGDTYDYSPAHDDRVFTLTLEKSQRTILCGDLYQEMVLMGYWKLPQDLMARKEGALNQRQEYELKIALKKGSKQVECHLVIDNQVMDHRMRAVINLPSANQYSYTDTPFGTIQREAEDPHLKDWQEIGWREEPTSIYPMLKWVNVHDSNESWTIFAKGIKEYQLIGEEHRQLALTLFRSVGFLGRPDLLRRPGVASGNAFKYIPTPDSQLLEKLTFKFAINMDQDYKPAQINKEYLDYALSLPFYQIQNLNLFTTTLKYFVSNSLKEKISCPKNIRLQAPNLVFSSLRKNKLYGGWDLRVYNPSYETVKGENFILAERELFYEFVNLKGIALTERQKNSKINLGDFRAGQIKTVHFID encoded by the coding sequence ATGAAGAAAAAAGTACACGTTATTCACCACACCCACTGGGATTTGGAATGGTATTTTACCAGCAACGAATCCTTTGTTCAATTGTCCTATCATATGGATGAAGTAATGCGGGCCTTAGAAACTAATGAGATTTCTTACTACCTCTTAGACGGACAAATGAGTATTTTGGATGAATATCTTCAGAGTTTCCCTGAGCAGAAGACCCGTATTAAAAAACTGGTTCAAGCTCAAAAATTATGGATTGGTCCGTGGTATACCCAAACGGATGAGCTAATAGTAAGTGGGGAGTCCATCATCAGAAACTTAACTTTGGGTATGGAGTTGGCTGAGGATTTAGGCAGTTATATGAATATTGGTTATCTTCCTGATTCCTTTGGTCAGAGTAAAGATATGCCTAAAATATATAAGGGCTTAGGCATTGACCGTACAGTGTTTTGGCGTGGTTTACCAGAGGAAAAAACAAAGGATCGAGAATTCCATTGGCAAGCTGAAGATGGCTCAAGTGTTTTGGCTTCTAATATCAAAGATGGCTATTTTGTAGGCGTGGGGCTCATCTACAGTGACCAAGCCCAAGATCTGATGTCACAAATCGAAGATGGAGCAGTAGGTCAAAATCTTGTTTTACCCGTTGGTGGCGATCAACGTTATGTCGATTTTAATCTCCGTGAGAGGATTGATTTTTACAATAAACAGCTGACTGACTATGAATTAGAAGAAAGTAACTATGACAAACTTTTTTCTGAACTCGAAAAAGAGGATTTGAGCACAATTGAAGGAGAATTTATTTCTAGCTCTGTATCAAAGATACACCGCTCTATCTATTCCTCACGTTATGATCACAAATATTTAAATGATAAGCTTGAGCGACGTATGATTTATCAGGTAGAGCCTCTTGTTTTAATGGCTGAAAAACTTGGTATTCCTCATAAACAAGGATTAATTGATAGGATATGGAAATTACTCGCGAAAAATCAAGCCCATGACAGTGCAGGTGGGTGTAACAGCGATAAAACCAATCGAATTATTCGGGAGCGCTTTATTGAGGCCGATCAGCTTTCCTACTCTGTCGTAGACTACCTCACGAGAAAAATTAGTGAATCACAGATACAAGTCACTCACAATCAGCTCAGCATTTTTAACACTCTTCCTTGGGAAGTTTCAAAGACAGTAAAAATTCAAGTTTCAACAGATTTTAAGCATATCCAGTTGAAAAACTCAGAAGATAAATCCGTGAGCTTTGATCTTTTACATACAAGAAAAGAATATTCTGGCGAGATTCGTCGGGAGGAGAGTGAGAGAGACCCTGATAAATTCTATTATATCCATGAGATAGCTGTAGAGGTTACAGTTCCTTCTCTAAGCTTTGTGAACTATCAAGTTGAAGAAGACACAGCTATTGCCGAAGCTCTGAGCCCAAGTGAACAAGATTATATTGAAAATAATTATTTTCAAGTCAGCTTTACCGATGGTCAACTTCAGCTGCTGGATAAGAAAACGCAGCAAACTTATCAAAATATTCTCTCCTTTGAGGATGGTGGCGATGAGGGAGATACCTATGATTACTCGCCCGCACATGATGATCGTGTCTTTACACTGACTCTTGAGAAAAGCCAACGTACGATTCTTTGTGGTGATTTGTATCAAGAGATGGTGTTGATGGGCTACTGGAAACTTCCTCAAGACTTGATGGCTCGTAAAGAAGGAGCGCTTAATCAGAGACAAGAGTATGAGTTAAAAATTGCTTTAAAAAAGGGAAGCAAACAAGTGGAGTGCCATTTGGTGATCGATAATCAGGTTATGGATCATCGTATGCGTGCCGTGATAAACCTTCCCAGTGCGAATCAATATTCTTATACTGACACTCCTTTTGGAACGATTCAACGTGAGGCAGAAGATCCACACCTGAAAGATTGGCAGGAAATCGGCTGGCGAGAAGAACCTACTTCGATTTACCCCATGCTAAAATGGGTCAATGTCCATGATAGTAATGAGAGCTGGACAATCTTTGCCAAAGGTATCAAAGAATATCAACTCATCGGAGAGGAACATCGTCAGTTAGCTTTGACTCTGTTTCGAAGTGTAGGATTTTTGGGACGTCCAGACTTGCTAAGACGTCCGGGTGTGGCTTCGGGAAATGCCTTTAAATATATCCCCACACCCGATAGTCAGTTGCTTGAAAAATTAACCTTTAAATTCGCAATCAATATGGATCAGGACTATAAACCTGCACAAATTAACAAAGAATATCTTGATTACGCCTTGTCACTCCCTTTTTATCAGATTCAGAATCTTAACCTTTTTACAACGACTTTGAAATATTTTGTGTCTAACAGTTTGAAAGAAAAGATTTCTTGCCCCAAAAATATCCGCTTACAAGCCCCTAATTTAGTCTTTAGTTCACTTCGTAAGAATAAACTTTATGGTGGGTGGGATTTACGGGTGTACAATCCGAGTTATGAAACTGTTAAGGGAGAGAATTTTATACTTGCGGAGCGGGAGCTTTTCTATGAATTTGTGAATCTGAAAGGGATTGCTCTGACTGAGCGTCAAAAAAATAGTAAAATTAATTTGGGGGATTTTAGAGCAGGACAAATCAAAACAGTCCACTTCATAGATTAA
- a CDS encoding MurR/RpiR family transcriptional regulator yields MREDIFILIESHRLELTYVEEIIANYFISKRAPLNIDKLAQTLAVSKASITRFCKKIGLDNYKELMFLYNLSLDKKEEPSISSAVTAIYHALATRSDNTYSEAEVDKLCALIKNHNIIHFFGKGFNSYTGADFSFKFSRFGKYVRVISEEKSILMSAEFAREGEMILVASLRGNDRNLLEAMTITKGKNIPTALITSNPNSHLIKQADITLLSAGLTHEESIGNISPQIPILIQLDILYERYLHLFSDSVKKWLKSEEILHKNKK; encoded by the coding sequence ATGAGAGAAGATATTTTTATACTAATTGAATCACACCGTTTAGAATTAACCTATGTTGAGGAAATAATCGCTAATTATTTTATAAGCAAAAGGGCGCCTCTGAATATAGATAAATTAGCACAAACTTTAGCTGTTTCTAAGGCATCCATTACACGATTTTGCAAAAAAATAGGATTAGATAATTATAAAGAATTAATGTTTTTGTACAATCTTTCTTTAGACAAAAAAGAAGAGCCATCGATTTCATCAGCGGTGACCGCTATCTACCATGCCTTAGCCACACGAAGTGATAATACTTATTCTGAAGCTGAAGTGGATAAACTTTGTGCTTTGATAAAGAATCACAATATTATCCATTTCTTTGGTAAGGGATTTAATAGCTATACAGGAGCTGATTTTTCCTTCAAGTTTTCGCGCTTTGGAAAATATGTCCGTGTAATCTCGGAGGAAAAATCAATTTTAATGTCCGCAGAGTTTGCACGTGAGGGGGAGATGATTCTCGTGGCTTCCTTAAGAGGAAACGACCGTAATCTCTTAGAAGCAATGACGATAACAAAGGGAAAAAATATCCCCACAGCACTTATAACTTCTAATCCGAACTCACACTTGATAAAACAAGCAGACATCACTTTGCTCTCAGCTGGCCTTACGCATGAAGAATCGATAGGAAATATCTCTCCGCAAATTCCGATTCTGATTCAACTCGATATACTTTACGAGCGTTATCTTCATCTCTTTTCTGATTCTGTAAAGAAATGGCTAAAATCAGAAGAAATTTTACATAAAAATAAAAAATAA
- a CDS encoding glycoside hydrolase family 1 protein — MKKFPEGFLWGSALSGPQTEGYSLKEGKSASTWDYWFKESPEKFNEDQGPEMTSNLYEYYPEDCQRMKAIGLNSIRTSIQWTRLLPDGKTVNPKAVAFYRDYFKKMKENGVQPIINLFHFDMPMWLMEKGGWETREAVEAFTFYAKTAFECFGDLVQNWTTFNEPMVHVECGYLQGFHYPAIVDLKKAVQVGYHTLMAHVKAVQEFRKVLPNGSIGIILNVSPSYARSTSVADLEAKKAADLLNTKSFLDPTVLGELNQDLVELLQKHQLLPEILPEDRKEIAENTVDFIGLNYYQPSRVQAPENAEFPAKNLDDFYQPYDWPEKKINPYRGWEIYPQAIYDVAMMMKNEYHNLPWFVSENGMGVADEERFMDESGMIQDDYRIDFMKDHLNYLHQAIEEGSNCFGYHTWTFLDCWSWLNGYRNRYGFYRVDLEDNYKRAVKKSGIWYKKLSENNGYEA; from the coding sequence ATGAAAAAATTTCCCGAAGGCTTTTTGTGGGGCTCTGCCTTATCAGGGCCACAAACGGAAGGCTATTCTTTGAAAGAAGGAAAATCAGCTTCTACTTGGGACTACTGGTTTAAAGAAAGTCCTGAAAAGTTTAATGAAGACCAAGGGCCAGAAATGACCTCTAATCTTTATGAATATTATCCTGAGGATTGTCAACGAATGAAAGCTATCGGCTTAAATTCTATCCGAACTTCGATACAGTGGACCCGACTGCTCCCTGACGGAAAGACAGTCAATCCTAAGGCCGTAGCTTTCTATAGAGACTACTTTAAAAAAATGAAAGAAAATGGCGTACAACCTATCATCAATCTTTTTCATTTTGACATGCCGATGTGGCTGATGGAGAAAGGAGGCTGGGAAACACGAGAAGCAGTTGAGGCTTTTACTTTTTATGCTAAAACAGCTTTTGAATGCTTTGGCGATTTGGTTCAAAATTGGACGACATTCAATGAGCCAATGGTTCATGTGGAATGTGGTTATTTGCAAGGCTTTCATTATCCTGCCATTGTTGACTTAAAAAAGGCAGTACAAGTCGGCTATCATACATTAATGGCTCATGTAAAAGCTGTTCAAGAATTTAGGAAAGTTTTACCTAATGGTTCTATCGGAATCATTCTCAACGTTTCTCCAAGTTATGCACGAAGTACATCCGTCGCAGACTTAGAAGCTAAAAAAGCAGCCGATTTGCTCAATACAAAGAGTTTTCTTGATCCAACAGTACTTGGAGAGCTTAATCAAGATTTGGTTGAGCTTCTCCAAAAGCATCAACTCCTACCTGAAATTCTGCCAGAAGACCGAAAAGAGATAGCGGAAAATACCGTTGACTTTATTGGTTTAAATTATTATCAGCCAAGCCGAGTTCAAGCACCAGAGAATGCAGAATTTCCTGCAAAAAACTTAGATGATTTTTATCAACCTTATGACTGGCCCGAAAAGAAAATAAACCCTTATCGAGGTTGGGAGATTTATCCTCAAGCTATCTATGATGTGGCTATGATGATGAAAAACGAATACCATAATCTTCCGTGGTTTGTAAGTGAAAATGGTATGGGAGTAGCCGATGAAGAACGATTTATGGATGAGTCGGGCATGATACAAGACGATTACCGTATTGATTTTATGAAAGATCATCTCAACTATCTTCATCAAGCTATTGAAGAAGGGAGCAATTGTTTTGGCTACCACACGTGGACTTTTCTTGACTGTTGGTCTTGGCTAAATGGTTATCGCAACCGTTATGGATTTTACAGGGTTGATTTGGAGGATAATTATAAGCGTGCCGTGAAAAAGAGTGGGATTTGGTATAAAAAACTAAGTGAGAATAATGGATATGAAGCATAA